One segment of Syngnathus scovelli strain Florida chromosome 6, RoL_Ssco_1.2, whole genome shotgun sequence DNA contains the following:
- the tle3a gene encoding transducin-like enhancer protein 3-A isoform X2, with protein sequence MYPQGRHPAPHQPGQPGFKFTVAESCDRIKDEFQFLQAQYHSLKVEYDKLANEKTEMQRHYVMYYEMSYGLNIEMHKQTEIAKRLNAILAQIMPFLSQEHQQQVAQAVERAKQVTMTELNAIIGVRGLPNLPLTQQQLQAQHLSHAAHGPPVQLPPHPSGLQAPGIPPVTGSGSGLLALGALGGQAHLPVKDEKNHHDLEHRESTNNSISPSESLRTASEKHRSSSDYSLDSKKRKVEEKDSMSRYDSDGEKSDDLVVDVSNEDPATPRASPAHSPPENGIDKPRPPKKDTPNSPASVASSGSTPSSKAKELSHNDKSSTPGLKSNTPTPRNEAPTPGTSSTPGLRPILGKPPGMEALAAPALRTPLSIAGSYPTPFAMMGHHEMNGGLTSPGVYAGLHISPQMSAAAAAAYGRSPMGFDPHTHMRAPGLQSSLTSISGGKPAYSFHVSADGQMQPVPFPPDALIGPGIPRHARQINTLSHGEVVCAVTISNPTRHVYTGGKGCVKIWDISQPGSKSPVSQLDCLNRDNYIRSCKLLPDGRTLIVGGEASTLTIWDLASQTPRIKAELTSSAPACYALAISPDAKVCFSCCSDGNIAVWDLHNQTLVRQFQGHTDGASCIDISHDGTKLWTGGLDNTVRSWDLREGRQLQQHDFTSQIFSLGYCPTGEWLAVGMESSNVEVLHHSKPDKYQLHLHESCVLSLKFAYCGKWFVSTGKDNLLNAWRTPYGASIFQSKESSSVLSCDISTDDKYIVTGSGDKKATVYEVIY encoded by the exons ATGTATCCGCAAGGCCGACATCCG GCTCCTCATCAGCCCGGCCAGCCCGGCTTCAAATTCACCGTAGCGGAGTCGTGTGACCGAATTAAAGATGAATTCCAGTTCCTCCAAGCCCAGTATCACAG TCTTAAGGTGGAGTACGACAAACTGGCCAATGAGAAGACGGAGATGCAGCGCCACTATGTCATG TACTACGAGATGTCTTACGGACTCAACATTGAGATGCACAAACAG ACGGAGATTGCCAAGCGGCTCAACGCCATTTTAGCGCAAATTATGCCTTTCCTGTCACAAGAG CACCAACAGCAGGTTGCTCAGGCAGTGGAGCGGGCAAAGCAGGTCACTATGACTGAGCTGAATGCCATCATCGGGGTACGTGGACTTCCCAATCTGCCTCTCACC cagcagcagctccaggCGCAGCACCTCTCTCACGCCGCCCACGGGCCCCCCGTCCAGCTGCCCCCGCATCCCTCCGGCCTGCAAGCTCCCGGCATCCCGCCCGTTACGGGCTCGGGGTCGGGCCTGCTTGCGCTGGGAGCCCTGGGCGGCCAAGCCCACCTTCCGGTGAAGGATGAGAAGAACCACCACGATCTGGAACACAGAG AGAGCACG AATAACTCCATATCGCCATCCGAAAGCTTACGCACGGCCAGCGAGAAGCACCGCAGCTCCTCCGACTACAGTTTGGACTCCAAGAAGCGCAAAGTGGAGGAGAAGGATAGCATGAGCAGATAT GACAGCGATGGAGAAAAAAGTGACGACTTGGTGGTAGATGTTTCGAATGAG GATCCCGCCACGCCTCGGGCCAGCCCGGCGCACTCGCCGCCCGAGAATGGTATCgataagccccgcccccccaaGAAGGACACGCCCAACAGCCCCGCATCAGTGGCGTCCTCTGGAAGCACGCCATCGTCCAAGGCCAAGGAGCTCAGTCAT AATGACAAATCCTCCACGCCTGGCCTCAAGTCCAACACCCCCACCCCGCGCAATGAAGCCCCCACCCCTGGCACCAGCTCCACTCCTGGGCTCAGACCCATCCTGGGCAAACCACCAGGCATGGAGGCTCTCG CCGCCCCGGCCTTGCGGACGCCCCTGTCCATCGCGGGCTCCTACCCGACACCCTTTGCCATGATGGGTCATCACGAAATGAACGGAGGTCTGACCAGTCCCGGCGTCTATGCCGGTCTGCACATTTCCCCTCAGATGAGCGCCGCGGCCGCTGCGGCTTACGGACGCTCCCCCATG GGCTTTGATCCTCACACCCACATGCGAGCCCCAGGACTTCAATCGAGCCTCACGTCCATCTCGGGAGGCAAGCC CGCTTATTCCTTCCACGTGAGCGCCGatggccagatgcagcccgtgCCTTTCCCGCCCGACGCTCTGATCGGGCCCGGAATCCCGCGCCACGCCCGTCAGATCAACACGCTGAGTCACGGCGAGGTGGTGTGCGCCGTAACCATTAGCAACCCCACACGCCACGTCTACACGGGCGGTAAAGGCTGCGTGAAGATCTGGGACATCAGCCAACCGGGCAGCAAGAGTCCCGTGTCCCAACTGGACTGTCTG AACAGGGATAACTACATCCGCTCGTGTAAGCTGCTGCCCGATGGCCGCACATTGATCGTGGGAGGCGAGGCCAGCACGCTGACCATCTGGGATCTGGCCTCTCAGACGCCACGCATCAAAGCCGAGCTCACCTCCTCCGCGCCGGCGTGCTACGCCTTGGCCATCAGCCCCGACGCCAAAGTCTGCTTCTCCTGCTGCAGCGACGGAAATATCGCCGTGTGGGATCTCCACAATCAGACGCTCGTCAG GCAGTTCCAAGGTCACACGGACGGCGCGAGCTGCATCGACATCTCCCACGACGGCACCAAACTGTGGACGGGCGGCCTGGACAACACGGTGCGCTCGTGGGATCTGAGGGAGGGTCGCCAGCTGCAGCAGCACGACTTCACCTCGCAG ATCTTCTCGCTGGGCTACTGCCCGACGGGCGAGTGGCTGGCCGTGGGCATGGAAAGCAGCAACGTGGAAGTGCTGCACCACTCCAAACCAGACAAGTATCAGCTGCACCTGCACGAGAGCTGCGTGCTCTCCCTCAAGTTCGCCTACTGTG GGAAATGGTTTGTTAGCACCGGGAAGGACAACCTGCTGAACGCTTGGAGGACTCCCTACGGCGCCAGCATATTCCAG TCCAAGGAATCCTCGTCCGTCCTGAGCTGCGACATCTCCACGGATGACAAGTACATTGTGACGGGCTCTGGTGACAAGAAGGCCACGGTGTACGAGGTGATCTACTGA